Within the Thermococcus sp. genome, the region TCTTCATCTGCCTCGGGTTCATTCCCATCATCCCTACCACCTGCTCTGGTTTGTTACCACTCTTAAAAAGGTTGGCGGAAACTTTACAACGAATGCCACTAAAATTTAATGGGGGATAAAAATGCCAATGCCCGAACCCCAACCGGAGGGAGGAGTGATAACGTCAAAGAACCTCATTTTTGGGTTTATAGCGATTGTTATCGCGATGGCCTTCGTTTACCTGTTCACTGTCTACTTTGAGCGCTATGTCGAAAGGAAGGAGAAGGAAATAGAGGAGGAGCTTAAAGAGCTCGAGGACGAGGGAGATGTCTTCTAGTCCCGAAAGGCCAGCTTGAGGAGAGGTGGGGTAACGAGGGTGCTGAGGAATATCATGAGGACTATCACGAGGTATGCATCGCTTCCAACTATGCCGGCCTTCATCGCTATCGCCAGCATGGCCAGTTCAACTCCCATCCTCGGAATCATTCCAACACCAACCCGAAGGGCTTCCCTAGCGTTCATGCCACCAATCAGTGCCCCGAGTCCACACCCTATTACCTTGCTCACTATTGCCACCAGTGCAAACAGCAGGGCAAAGAGGCCAGCACTCCTCAAATCCTTCACGGGAATGTTCATACCCACATCGACGAAGAACAGCGGAACGAAAACGGAGTGAGCTATTATTCTCGAGTGCTCGAAAATCGGCTTCCTAAACTCCGTCTCGCTGAGTGCAAGACCGAGGAGGTAGGCACCGAGTATCGAGGCGAGGTTCATGTGCTCGGCGAGGTATGCAAAGCCGAAGAGGGCCGCCATAGAGAGTGTAACGGTAGAGTCGGCAAAGCCTATTCTGACAACCTTCCTGAGGGCATAGTCAAGAACCCTCGGCATAGCGAAGACCATGACAGCTATGAAAACCCCGACCTTAACGAGGATTTCAACGAGACTGAGAACGCTAACCCCACCGGAGACGAGCGATGATATGACGACCGTTAGAACGATTATGCCGAGTATGTCATCAACTATCGCAGCAGTTAGAATAGTCGTCCCCTCCCTGCTCTTCAGCCTGTCCATTTCCATGAGGACCCTGACGGTTAGGCTAACACTCGTTGGTGTGGTGAGTGCACCGTAAAGCAGGGCCTGGTCAAAACCTTTGAAGGGATAAGTCACCGCAAAGCCCATGGCAAAGGCAATGACGACGCCAACAAAGGCCACGGAGAAACCACTCTTCCCCGCCTGCCTCAGCTCCTCCACACTGCTCTCAAGGCCCGCTAGGAAAAGGAGCATGAGAACGCCTATCATGGAGATGTCCTTCACTTCCTCCGTGGGCGGGAAGGCCAGCCCGAGCAGTATTCCCCCAACTATCTGGCCGAGAACAACCGGCTGTCCGATTCTCGAAAAGAGCCAGCCAAAGGTTTCCGCCGTGAGCAACATGAGTGCGAGGTAAAGTATCAGTTCAATCAACTTTCCTCACCGTGCGAAAACCCTAAGGAGCCTTATAACGCTCTGGGCGGAGAACGTTCCAACGACCTTTTTCCTCTCAACGACGGGGAACTGTCTTACACCGGTCTCAAGCATCATTCCCAGGGCATAGCCGAGCGTGTCATTGGGAGAAAGCGTTATTGGCCTCGGGTTCATTATCTCCCTGACCGGTCGGTCCCAGTCAAAATGAGCCTCTTTAAGGGCTTCAAGCCCAACGAGAACGTAATCTGAAGGAGGCAAGAGGAGGTTTATGATTTCGTCAACGGAGATAAAGCCCAGCAACTTTCCGGATTCGTCCGTTACAACAGCACAGGTTCTGTGTTCAAGGCCCTTTATCAGGTCCTCAATCCTGTCCTCGGGTCTTAGACGTAAGAACTTCTCCTCCATAGCCAGCCTTATGGGCATCTTGGACAGCTTTGCGATGTTGAGTTTTGGCCTTTCCTCATTCTCGCTGGTCACTGGGGACACCTCCAATCAAATTAAATCGAAGCCAGAGGTTTAAAATCTTTGAGGAAAGACAATGCATACTGAGAAAATTTTGCCAAAAACTATTTATTTTCCAAAATCTAAGTATTTACCATGCCCGTGGAAATTGCAAGGCTCGATGACAATGGAAGACTCTACCTTCCCGCCAGCATTAGAAAGAAGCTCCGCTCCAAGGAGTTCTACATCGAGGAGAGAAATGGAGAGATAATCCTCGTTCCAATAAGAAAGAAGATAGAAAAGTACTGGGGCATCTTTAAAGGGGAGGACTTAACCGCCGAGGAGATTGACAAGATAGTTGAAGAAGAAACTGAAAAGCTCTTGAGGGATGAGCTTTGAGGGTTTACGTTGACGTCAATGTTGTCTACTACATCCTAACTGCAAATGAAGAGTTCGGGATTAGAGCTAAGGAGCTTATTGAGGAGTACTACGGCAGGATGATTACCTCTGCACTCACCGTTTGGCAACTCCACATTCTCCTTCGAAGAAAAGGGAAGGGCAATAAAAAACCAGAGCTGACGGGCATACTCCCCGAGCTTGGAATAAAAATCGTCCCCCTAACTCCCGAGATTCTGTCAGAAGCCGAGAAGTGCAAGCGACTTGACTTCGATGACGCCATTCATTATGCAACGATGAAAGCTCACAGAATAGACACAATCCTATCAAACGACCGCGACTTTGACAAAATTAGTGAAATAAAAAGAACATTTTAGCCCACTTCTCAATCCGGAAAGTGCGATGTCTCCTCGTTGGCCTTCATAATCCTCTGCCTGTACTCCTCGTACTTCTTTCTGGCCTCCTCTGCCTTCTCCTTCTCGCCGAGGTACTCGTATGCCTCTGCCACGTGCTTCCACCACATCGGGTCCTTCTCGGCTTCCTTCAGGCAGTACTCGAGGAACTTCCTGTAGGCTTCCCTCGCGAGTTCTTCCATGCCAAGTTTCCTCGCTATGTTTCCAACGTCCTCCCAGAAGACGCCTTCCTCCTCGGCCTCCTTTTTGTAATACTCAAGAGCCTTTTCCCACGCTTCTCTAGCTTTTTCCTCGTTTCCGAGTTCCTCGTAGAGCTTGGCAACGTCCTCCCAGAACCAGGGCTCTTCCTCGGCGTACTTCTCGAGGGCTTTCGCCGCTTTCTCCATGTTTCCAGCTTTCTTCCAGTACTCGTGGGCCTCCTTTAGGTAGTAGGTGTCCTTCTCCTTCTCGTAAAGTTTCTCGTAGAGCTCAGCGGCCTTCTCGTATTTGCCGGCCTTCTCGTAGGCCCACGCCGCGCTCTCAAGCCATCCGAGCTTCAGGTACATCTCTGCAGCTTTAACGTAGTTCCCGGCCTTTTCGTATTTCCTCGCGGCCTGCCTGTACCTGCCCATCTTCTCAAGCTTCTCAGCCGAGCGGAAGCGGTCCGCTATGCTCAAATCGGGCTCACTTATGTACCAGATTCCAAAGGCGAAGAGGAAGATGAAGAAGGCTATTATTCCCCCAACCACCTTGAGGTTCTGCCAGGTTAAAACAAGGTACGAACCATAGCCCGCAATAGCGGTCAGAACGGCGAGGATTACTCCATACTTCCAGCTCTCAGCGTAGAGTGTCAGAGCCGTGAAAAAGAGGAGCAGGAGGGTAAACCCAACGAATCCGATTGCCAGAATCACTTGGAGGAGCTTTATCCAGCCCCACCTGTAGACTATGAACCCGGCGATAGCCAAGATTGTGATAAGGAAACCGATTAGATACGCCTTCAGCTTGTCCATTCTTTCACCCCCTCAAGTTCGAGCAGGAACCTCTTCTCTTCGATTCCAGAGCTGTAGTAGCCGATACCGTCGCTGGCCACGACCCTGTGACAGGGAACGACTATGGGATACGGGTTCCTTTTCATCGCCCCGCCGATTGCCCTTGGCGACGTCTCCAGAGCCCTGGCAAGGTTACCATAGGTTATAACGGCCCCTCTTTTAACGTTTTTCGTGAGCCATTCGTAAACTCTCCTCTCGAAGGGCGTTACCCCCTCAAAGGAAATCTCCTTCAGAGCCTCTTCGTTGTCTATGTCGCCGACCATAACTCGGTAAACCAGCTCCGTGTAGTTGCTCGGCTGGACGTCGAGGGAAAGGCTTACCCCCCTCTTCCGGAGGAACTCCGCTAGATTACTGACTCTCTCCAGCAGTTCCCCCCTCGTGAAGGCGAAGCTTATCCCCTGAATTCTCCCGTGAAAGATTACACCAACCCAGACGTTACGGCCGTTGACCCTAAACTTCTCAATGGCGAGCATTCAACATTCCTCCAGCCTTTTAACGGCCCTTCTAAGGGGCCCGATTAGGGTGTGAACTTCCCTTCCATAGAGGAAAGCCCTGCCCACAGCCTTCCTAAAGACCTT harbors:
- a CDS encoding cation:proton antiporter, whose amino-acid sequence is MELILYLALMLLTAETFGWLFSRIGQPVVLGQIVGGILLGLAFPPTEEVKDISMIGVLMLLFLAGLESSVEELRQAGKSGFSVAFVGVVIAFAMGFAVTYPFKGFDQALLYGALTTPTSVSLTVRVLMEMDRLKSREGTTILTAAIVDDILGIIVLTVVISSLVSGGVSVLSLVEILVKVGVFIAVMVFAMPRVLDYALRKVVRIGFADSTVTLSMAALFGFAYLAEHMNLASILGAYLLGLALSETEFRKPIFEHSRIIAHSVFVPLFFVDVGMNIPVKDLRSAGLFALLFALVAIVSKVIGCGLGALIGGMNAREALRVGVGMIPRMGVELAMLAIAMKAGIVGSDAYLVIVLMIFLSTLVTPPLLKLAFRD
- a CDS encoding CBS domain-containing protein; this translates as MTSENEERPKLNIAKLSKMPIRLAMEEKFLRLRPEDRIEDLIKGLEHRTCAVVTDESGKLLGFISVDEIINLLLPPSDYVLVGLEALKEAHFDWDRPVREIMNPRPITLSPNDTLGYALGMMLETGVRQFPVVERKKVVGTFSAQSVIRLLRVFAR
- a CDS encoding AbrB/MazE/SpoVT family DNA-binding domain-containing protein — protein: MPVEIARLDDNGRLYLPASIRKKLRSKEFYIEERNGEIILVPIRKKIEKYWGIFKGEDLTAEEIDKIVEEETEKLLRDEL
- a CDS encoding PIN domain-containing protein → MRVYVDVNVVYYILTANEEFGIRAKELIEEYYGRMITSALTVWQLHILLRRKGKGNKKPELTGILPELGIKIVPLTPEILSEAEKCKRLDFDDAIHYATMKAHRIDTILSNDRDFDKISEIKRTF
- a CDS encoding tetratricopeptide repeat protein is translated as MDKLKAYLIGFLITILAIAGFIVYRWGWIKLLQVILAIGFVGFTLLLLFFTALTLYAESWKYGVILAVLTAIAGYGSYLVLTWQNLKVVGGIIAFFIFLFAFGIWYISEPDLSIADRFRSAEKLEKMGRYRQAARKYEKAGNYVKAAEMYLKLGWLESAAWAYEKAGKYEKAAELYEKLYEKEKDTYYLKEAHEYWKKAGNMEKAAKALEKYAEEEPWFWEDVAKLYEELGNEEKAREAWEKALEYYKKEAEEEGVFWEDVGNIARKLGMEELAREAYRKFLEYCLKEAEKDPMWWKHVAEAYEYLGEKEKAEEARKKYEEYRQRIMKANEETSHFPD
- the otg gene encoding methylated-DNA--protein-cysteine methyltransferase, producing the protein MLAIEKFRVNGRNVWVGVIFHGRIQGISFAFTRGELLERVSNLAEFLRKRGVSLSLDVQPSNYTELVYRVMVGDIDNEEALKEISFEGVTPFERRVYEWLTKNVKRGAVITYGNLARALETSPRAIGGAMKRNPYPIVVPCHRVVASDGIGYYSSGIEEKRFLLELEGVKEWTS